The DNA window GATCTCTCTGACTACTCCCTGATGCTACCAGCTTACCCTTTTCCCTATCCAATGTATCTTGTTCATCCCTGTTTAATCTTGGTCTTTGTTTCCTGAGCGCATGTGTTGCCGGTACTGTCAGCTGGAGGTCGCCTGCGCTTTGGCCACTCTATCCACGAGGTAGACAATGGACTGGTAGCTGATGCCACTGTGCTGCGAGAGTCCGATTTCGCAGGTGCGGCTATTGGAGTACCCTTGCTGGCAGTCTGCAGGCAGGGCGCCGCGCAGAGGTGCCAGGGCTGAGGCATTGAGCTCGGGATAGTTGAAGCCGCGGTCACCGGCAAATCCGCAGCACTTGATTTCTGCTGGCGAGACCACATTGGTAGCGCAGGCGCTGGCAACGGCCTGAAACTTGGGCTGCAAGTTCATTTTAGTGGCGCTGCAGGTTATATGAATGGCCACGGTTTCCGGCAGCGGTGTCAGTTGCAGTTTGTCCAGCAGGTGGTCGTGGATGAACTCCACTGGCTCCATGAGCTGCAGGCGTGAATCCATGACCCTGCGCATGCGGTAAAGGCAGGGGCTGGTGTCGCACAGTACGGGGATTTGCCCTTGACTGCTGGCAACGAGGAGCTCTTTTTCCAGCTCGCTGCTCATGGCGTCTGCCTGCTCCATAAAGCCCTTACTTTCGAAGGGTGTTCCGCAACAGAGGCTTTTGAGATTTTTTGGATAAATGACTTCGTAACCAGCTTTGCTGAGCAGGCTGAGCATGGCTTCAGTCAAGCTGCGCTGGTCGTGATCGTGGTGGGCAGGGCCCATGCTGCGGCTTACGCAGGCGGGGAAATAGACTACCTGCTTCATCCCAAACTTCCCTTCTTCCTGCGTCGGAACCTCCGAAAATTTTGGACGAAATGAAGCGGCTTTGGGAAACCACGGGTCCCAGGCAGCTATACGATTACCACTGAGGCGGCGAACCGTCCGTGTGACTCCTCTCAGAAGGGTGGCGCCAAAGGTTCGATGTAAAAGGTGAGTGAAGCCCAAGGCCAGGCTGATAACTGAAGTCAGGGGGGCGAATTTTTGTGCACAAAAAGTAGCTACTTTTTGTGCCATAGCGCTGTTCTGCTGGCTGCGCAGATCTTTGGTGTGGGAGCCAGTATCAATATCTACGGGGCAGGTGGTAGCGCAAAGGCCGTCAGCGGCGCAGGTGGCCTCTCCCATGTATTGATAGTCTTTTTCAATTCGCTGTAACAGGCTTCGGTTGCCGTTATGTGCCCGCAGGCTGGTGATATAGCGCTGGGTAGTTATGCGTTGACGAGGGGTCAGGGTCAGCTCCCTGGATGGGCAGTTGACTTCGCAGAATCCGCACTCAATGCACTGGTCGATCAGATCATGGGTGGCGGGCAAGTGCTTGAGGTCCTTGAGGTGGGCTTGGGGGTCGTCGTTAATAATAACTCCCGGGTTGAGGATTCCCTGTGGATCGAAAGCGCTCTTGATGCGGCGCATAAGCTGGTAAGCTTTTTCTCCCCACTCCATCTCCACAAACGGCGCCATGTTACGTCCGGTTCCGTGCTCAGCTTTCAGCGAGCCACCGTAGCTGGCGGAGACCATGGTGCTGACTTCCTGCATAAGTTTCTCATACTGCTCCAAGTGGTCGGGCCGGGCAAAGTCCTGGGTAAAGACAAAGTGGACGTTGCCATCCAGAGCGTGGCCAAAAATAATGGAGTCAGGATAGCCGTGCTCATCCAGCATATGACGGAGCTGACTGGTAGCCGTGGCCATATGTTCCATGGGGAAGGCGACGTCTTCAATTATGACGGTGGTTCCCATGGTGCGCATGGCTCCCACTGCTGGGAAGAGTCCTTTGCGAATGTTCCACAGCTGGGCACAGACCTGGGGGTCGGTGCTGAATTCCAGTGGTCGCACAGCAGGAATGGGTTCCAGAGCTTTGGTGGCAGCAGCAATTCGCTGCTGCAAGGTTTCGTTGTCTTTGGCGTCAACCTCGATAAGCAGGCTGCAGACATCGGAGTCAAGGGTGCGCAGGTATTCTGGCATTCCCGGTTTATCCTCCACGGATTGCAAGGCTTTTCGATCCATTAGCTCCGCCGCGGCAACCAGGTCGCGGTTCAGGTGCATAACTGCCTGGCATGCCTGTTCGATGTTGGGAAAAAGCGCCAGACAAGACGCCTTGTGCTGATAGTTGGCTATGGTGCGATAGGTGAGCTGGGAAATAAAGCCCAGGGTGCCCTCGGAGCCGATCATGAGGTGCTTAATGATTTCTATGGGGTCGTGGAAATCTACCAGGGCATTAAGGCCGTAGCCAGTGGTGTTTTTGATTTTAAATTTATGGCGTATAAGCTCCGCCAGCTCCGGGTCAGCCATAATTTCGTCCCGCATGGTCTCTATCTGGCTGACCAGTTTGCTGTGCTGCTGTCGGAAGTTTTCAATGGAAAGGGAGTCGCCAGTGTCCAGCTCAGTGCCGTCGTAAAAAAGAATTTTCATGTCCACGACAGTCTTGTAGCTGTTGTCGGTGGTGCCACAACACATGCCGCTGGCATTGTTGGCAGCAATCCCGCCGATCATGGCGTGGTTAATAGAGGCTGGGTCGGGACCAATCTTGCGACCATACTCCTGCAATTGGCGGTTGGCATCTGAGCCAATGACCGCAGGGCCGAGGGTGATGGACTGGCCTTGCTGGTGGATTTGGCAGTCCGTCCAACCGCTGGAGAGTAGCACGAGTACCGAGTCGGAGATGGCCTGCCCGGAAAGGCTGGTTCCTGCTGCACGAAACGTGAGGGGGATATTCAGACGTGATGCGGCTTGTAGCAGTGCCACTACCTGCGAGGAGCCGGAGGTCTTTATCACCAGCTTGGGGACAAGTCGGTAGAAGCTGGCATCGGTGCCGTAGGCCAGTGTGCGCAGGGGGTCGGCAATGATTTCAGTATCGCTGAAATGAGGGGTTATTTCGCGGTAAAAATCCTGGTAGGCAGCAGGGAGGTTGGCAATATCCTGGGGGTTGAGTTTGAGAGGAGTTGTCATGTGCATTTGTCCTTCATTTTCTCGGTTACTACTTCCATGCTTTCCAGAAGCGTGCTTAGGTGTATCACATTTAGTTCCATTTTGCTTTTGGCAGCTCCTCCGCCTATCTGCATGACACAGCCGGGGCAGTCAGTTACCAAGGTAGTGGCGCCGGTGGCGGCGGCGTTATTGAGTTTTTTGCCTAAAATTCCGGCGGAAATCCCCGGCTGATCCACGGAGTACGATCCGGCAAAGCCACAGCAAACGTCGGCATCGGCCATAGGTACATAGTTTTCACCCAGTAGTGACTGTAAAAGGTCCTCAGCGCTGAAGCTCATGCCTCGCCCCATGTGACAGGGGACGTGGTAGGTGATGTTTTTGCCTTGAGTGGAGCGAAACTGCAGGCCGGTACGCTGTATATACTGGGAGAGGGTGGTGGTTTTGGCTGCCAGCTGTTGGCTGAGGTCCCGATGTTTGTCGCACTCGGCATAGGTGGCAAAATCGTGTTGAATGGCAGAGCCGCAACTGGGGCACAGCACCAGGATGGCGTCGTAGTCATCAGGGTCAGGAAAGTGCTCCAAAGCCTGATCCACAGTATCGGCAGCACTTTTGGCATCGCCGCCAAAGTGCGCGGGCAGTCCACAGCACACTGATTTGTGTGGGAAATCCACCTGCACTCCTGCCCTTTCCAGGAGTTGCACCAGGGCTTGGCCCATTTCAGGATAAAAGTACTCTACGGCGCATCCAGGGTAAAAGAAAACTTTTCCCCTGAATGCACCCTCGGTTGGGCGTTCGGCGCCAGTGCGACTTTTCATGATATCGGTAAAGGTTTTGGTGGCAAAGCGAGGCAATTGGCGAAAGTTATGGGGAGCAGGCAGGGGAAGGTTCATGCGCCCGCTCTGCTTGTTTGCCAGTGGCTTGAGGCTGAATGCGGCGGTTTTCATGGCGGCGCGAAACAGGGAGGGGTTGGCCAGGACTCCACCGTAAACGA is part of the Desulfurispira natronophila genome and encodes:
- a CDS encoding FAD-binding and (Fe-S)-binding domain-containing protein — its product is MTTPLKLNPQDIANLPAAYQDFYREITPHFSDTEIIADPLRTLAYGTDASFYRLVPKLVIKTSGSSQVVALLQAASRLNIPLTFRAAGTSLSGQAISDSVLVLLSSGWTDCQIHQQGQSITLGPAVIGSDANRQLQEYGRKIGPDPASINHAMIGGIAANNASGMCCGTTDNSYKTVVDMKILFYDGTELDTGDSLSIENFRQQHSKLVSQIETMRDEIMADPELAELIRHKFKIKNTTGYGLNALVDFHDPIEIIKHLMIGSEGTLGFISQLTYRTIANYQHKASCLALFPNIEQACQAVMHLNRDLVAAAELMDRKALQSVEDKPGMPEYLRTLDSDVCSLLIEVDAKDNETLQQRIAAATKALEPIPAVRPLEFSTDPQVCAQLWNIRKGLFPAVGAMRTMGTTVIIEDVAFPMEHMATATSQLRHMLDEHGYPDSIIFGHALDGNVHFVFTQDFARPDHLEQYEKLMQEVSTMVSASYGGSLKAEHGTGRNMAPFVEMEWGEKAYQLMRRIKSAFDPQGILNPGVIINDDPQAHLKDLKHLPATHDLIDQCIECGFCEVNCPSRELTLTPRQRITTQRYITSLRAHNGNRSLLQRIEKDYQYMGEATCAADGLCATTCPVDIDTGSHTKDLRSQQNSAMAQKVATFCAQKFAPLTSVISLALGFTHLLHRTFGATLLRGVTRTVRRLSGNRIAAWDPWFPKAASFRPKFSEVPTQEEGKFGMKQVVYFPACVSRSMGPAHHDHDQRSLTEAMLSLLSKAGYEVIYPKNLKSLCCGTPFESKGFMEQADAMSSELEKELLVASSQGQIPVLCDTSPCLYRMRRVMDSRLQLMEPVEFIHDHLLDKLQLTPLPETVAIHITCSATKMNLQPKFQAVASACATNVVSPAEIKCCGFAGDRGFNYPELNASALAPLRGALPADCQQGYSNSRTCEIGLSQHSGISYQSIVYLVDRVAKAQATSS